The nucleotide sequence CCGCCCGCCGCGCCCTGGAGCCGGAACTGGCCCCGCGCGCCCATTCTTCGTACCTGGTCTCCGACGGGGCATTCGTGCGCCTCGACCCCACGACGGTGTGGATCGACGCCGACGACGCCGAGACATCGGCCAGGTCGGCGCTCGTCCATGGTGGGGTGGACGAACTGACCAGCGCGCTGGGCCTGTTCAGCGGCGAGCTGCTGCCGGAGGACCGTTACGCGAGCTGGGCCGACGGCCGGCGCGGGCAAATCGGGCTGCTGCGCGAGCAGTTGCTCCTACGGATCGCCGGGGAGTATCTGGAGCGCGGCGCCGCCCCGGAAGCGGCGGCCGCCGCCGAGCAGGTACTCGCCGCCAGCCCTGCCGAGGAGCTGGCCCACCGCGTCCTCATCGAAGCCTGGCTGCGCCAGGGACTGCGACGGCGCGCCGTGCGCCAGTACCACGTGTGCCGCGAAGTGCTCGAAGCGGAACTGGGGGTACGGCCCGGCCCGGAGACGGAGCTGCTGCACAGGACCGCGCTGGCGGCGGCCCCCGCGGTCGTCCCGGCGAGCCCGCTCCTCCCCGCCCCGTTGCGGGCAGCGCGCGCCGCACCGCCCTTGCACGGCCGCGTGGCGGCGCTCGCCCGCCTTCTCACACCGGCCGGGCCACCGGTCACACTGCTCACCGGCGAGGCGGGCGTGGGCAAGACCCGTCTGGTGGGCGAGGTGGCGCGGCAGGCCGTCGCGGCCGGGACCGCCGTGTTGTGGGGCGGCAGCCAGGAGGCGGAGGGGCACACACCGTACGGGGCGTTCGCCGAGGCCCTTGAGGGCTGGCTCGCCGGGCACAGCGCGGCCGAGCGCGCCCGGGTCGGCGCCGAATATCCCGAACTGGCTTCGTTCCTGCCGTCGCTGGGGCTGGTCGCCACCTCCGGCGAGCGCAGCCCCGAAGAGGAGCGGGACCGGCTCTTCCGAGGGAGCACGGCGCTGCTCGGCGACCTGGCAGTCGCGCGTCCGGTACTGGTGGTCCTCGACGACCTGCACGCCGCCGACACGGGTTCCTACCAACTGCTCAGCCATCTGGCCCGCCGGGCAGTCGAGCGCCGAACGGCCCTGCGATTCCTCGTGACATACCGCGAGGAGGAACTCCCCGACGGTGACGCGCGCCGCTCGGTCATGACGTCGCTGCTGCGCCAACGCCTCGCCGTGCGGGAAAAGTTGGGGCGGCTCGACAGGGAGGCGTGCCTGGCGGTGGTGCGCGACGCTTCCGTGGCGGTGGCCCACGACGACCGGGCCCACCGGGTGTGGGAACTCTCCCTCGGCAACCCGCTGTTCGCTCTCGAACTCGCGCGCGGCCTCGCCGAAGGCAGCACGGGTGACGTCGCCCCCGAAGGCGTGCGGGAACTGGTCGCCGACCGGCTCGTACGCCTCGACGCGGACGCGCGGCGCCTCGTCGAGGCACTGTCCGTGGCCGGGGGCGACACCGCGCTGTCCGAACTGCTCGATGTCGCCGAACACGGGCTGCACCCACCCGTGTCCGGCGCTGCCGCCGCCGACGCGTTGGAGCAGGCGATCACCGCCTCGCTGGTCGAAGAGCGCGACGTCGTGGTGGCCGGACGGCCCGAGGCGGGGGTGGCCTTCCGGCATCCGCTGGTCCGCCTCACCTGCTACGAGCAGCTGGCCGTCGTCCGTCGCAGACAGCTCCACGCAGCGTTCGCGCGCACGGTGCGGCGCCGCCGCCCCGATGCCGTCGACACACTGGCCTCACACTTCGCCCGTGCCGACGACCCGCGTGCGGCGGAGTACCTGCGCCGGGCGGCCGAGCGGGCCGCTGCCCTGTACGCCAACGACACCGCCGACCGCTATTACCGCGACCTGGTGTCCCGGCTGGACGTCGACGCCGCACGCGCCCGGCTCGCGCACGCCCATGTGCTGCGGAGGATGGGCCACTTCGAGCAGGCGGCCGATGTCCTTCGCCTCGCCCTGGCCGAGTTCGAGCGGCGCGGTGACCATGACGACACGGTCCTCGCGGCGGCGCTGCTCGCCGAGACGCTCGTCAAGACCAGCGCCCCCGGGTCCGGGCGCCGCACGCTGCGGGACCACCCGGTGACCGAGGACACCGCGCCGGAACCGGCCGCGAGTCACTTCCTCGCCCTGTCCCTGATCCGCTGTGTCCAGGGACGGTACGGGGCGGGTGCGGAGGCGGCGGGGCACGCGCTGGCCGCTGCCCGGGCGATACCCGGGGTGCGGGGGCAGGGCCTGATCGCGCGTGCGTTCGCGCTGCGCGCCGCCAACTTCGGGCTGGCCGGCCGTTTCGACCAGGCACGTGAGGCGGGCGACGAGGCGCTGGCGCGGCCGAGGCGTACGGGGATCCGACACTCCTCGGCTCGGTCCTGTCGACGCTGCGCGAGAACACGCGGCGGGCCGGCCGGCTGCGTGAGGCCGTGGAGATCGGGACCCGCGCCCTAGGCCTGGCCGAGCAGACCGGTGATCCGACGGCCGCCGCGTTCGAGCGGGCGAACATCGCCGAACTGCGGCTGCTGCTCGAAGAACCCGACTCGGCCCGCGCCCTCGCCGAACAAGCGGCGGCGGGGGCCGAGGCGTACGACGCCTGGTGTCTGCCGTACGCCCTCACGACGCTGGCTCGGGTACGGGTGTTCCAGGGCGAACCTGCACGGGCGACCCCCCTCCTGGACCGCGCCGAAGCCGTCGCCACCGCGCTCGGGGACCGTCAGGCCGGGCATGAGGTGCGCACGGCCCGTGCCGAGTTCGCGCTGCGGGCGCGCCGTCCGCACCAGGCCTTGGGCGTCCTGGCCGGACACACCGACGAGGCCCCGGTACTGGTGGCGTGGGCCGAGCTCCTGTCGGGGCGGCCCGAAGCCGCGCTGCCGCTCGCGCGCGCCGAGGTGACGAGGGCGCGACACACCGGGGAGCGGCTGGCCGAGGTGGAGGCGCGGATCGCCCTGGGAGCGTCCCTGTCCCGGCTCGCCCGGAAGCCGGACGGCACGAAGGAGCTGGTACGGGCGGAGAAGCTGGCCGAGGCGCTGCCGTACCCGGCCGGGACGCGCCGGGCGGCGCGGGCCCGGGACCTGCTGCGCGAGCCGTGGCCTCCTCGGGTCACCACGACTCCGACTCCTCGGCGGACCCCGACATGACGGGCCCAGGGCCGCCACCGCGCCGCCGCACCCGCCCGGCAAGCAAGGGGAGTACGAGCACCGACACCATCGCCGCGCACACCAGGGACTCCGCCACGTCACCACCGATGATCTTCTGGTCGACTCCGATGGTAGTGATCGCGACGACGACTGGCAGGCACGTCGCGGCGAGCAGGCCGAGCCCGGAGCGGTCCCGGCGGTCGAGGTCCCCGGGGGCCAGCAGATAGACCGGGCCCCCGCAGGACAAGAAAGAGCAGCAAGAAGACCGGTACCAGCAGCAGTGACCTGACGTCCTACAGCAGGGCGTGGAGGTCGAAGCCGATGCCGGTGCTCACGTAGAACAGCGGGACCAGGAAACCGAAGCCCAGTCCCTCCATCTTGCCCAGGACCTCCGCTCTGCTCTTCGGCGCGGCCCCGTTCAGCACCAGGCGGGTCAGGACCCCGGCGGCGAACGCCGCCCAGCAGTAGTCGAATCCGAAGGCCGAGGCGAGCGCGAGCATGCGGGCGAGCAGCAGCATCACGAAACGTACGGCGAACTGCCCGCTGCTGTGCAGGGTCTGGTCGACCAGCCGGGAGAACCACGGCCGTCGGAGGCGCAGCGCCCACCAGACGGCGGCGGTGACCACGCCGAAGGCGGCCAGCATCGCGGCGGACTCACCGGGCTTACGGCCGCTCAGCAGCAGCGCCACGGCGACCACGGGGCCGAACTCGCCGACCGCTCCGAACGCCGAAACCACCGCGCCGAACCGGCCCTTCAGCTCTCCGCCGTCCTTGAGATCGGCAGGACCGTCCCCAGCGCGGTGCTGGTCAGCGCCGTACCGATGACGAACGCCTTGAAGGGTTCGCCCCCGCTGATGGCGAACCCCACCCCGATCGCGGCGGCCAGCGAGACCAGCCAGGCGACGGCTGCGCGGCGCAGGGTGGGCCCGCGTACGGCCGCGAAGTCGATCTCGTAACCGGCCAGGAAGATCAGCATCGACAGCCCCAGGTCCGACAGCGTGTCGATCACGTGGTCCGGACGGGCCCAGCCGAGGACGTCCGGGCCGACGAGGATGCCCAGGCCGATCTCGAACACGACCAGCGGGATCCGTACCCGGTGCACCACCGCGTCGGCCAGCAGGGGCGCGAGCACGGCGGCGGCCATGACGAGTACCAGGGTGCCGGAGTGTGACACGGGTCCGCCCGGGCTCAGGTCCGGCCCGGCGAAAGGCGCCGCGCCGGGCCGTACGGTGTGACGTCGGCCGGCCGCTGACGCCTCACGGCGTCACGACGGCGAAGTCCGGGTCGGGCTCGCCGAGGTGTCCGAGGAGTTCGGTGAGCTTGCCCGCGTCCCCGGCGATCTCCACACCGTCCCGTGCGGCGAGGTCCGCCGGGGGCAGGGCACCGACGAGCAACGCGCGCAGGTCGGGCTCGGCAAGGGTGAACTCGACCTGCGGCTCCGCGGTGGCCGACCCGGTGCCGGTGGCGTGGATGAGGACGCCGTTGTGCAGCCGCAGAGTGACGGGATCCTGTCCCTGGACGACGAATCGCACGGTGATGTCCGCGTCCCAGGCCCGGGGGCCGTCCACCCGGATCGCGAGGGCGTCGTAGGGCTGCTCGAGCGTCAGGGCGGCGAGCAGGTCGGCGGAGGTGGTGTTGGTGGGGGTGCCGATCGATCCGTCGCGCAGTTCGAGGGCCCCGGTGAGGTAGAAGTTGCGCCAGGGGCCGTTCTCGCTGCCGGGTGTCTTTTGAAGGCGGTCAACTTTCGGAGCAGGACGTACGGCTTTGCGGCGACCTGCACGCCGCTTCGAGGTACTACGTCTGTCCGAGGCGGATCGAGTCGACGCTGCTCCGGTCGACGAACGCCACGGTGTCGACCGTCTTCGCGGTCGGCAGAGGCAACTCAGCCAGCTCCTCATCCGTGACCGGGATGACCTGGTCATAGCCCTTGCCGACCTCGTCGTCGCGAAGCTCGGCACCGTCGCGTTCAGCGCGCGGCCTGTTCGTCTCATGTGCTCGCCGACCGATCAGGGGGTGCGCAGGGCGAGAACGGCGACGTCGTCGTCGTTCTTGTCGTCCGTGAGGCGGGTGCGGTCAATCAGCAGGTCGATGAATGCCGCCAGCGGGCGGTGGGCCAGCGACGCTGCGTGTCTGCGCAGCCGCTCAAGGCCCTCGTCGATGGGACGGCGGCGGCTCTCCACCAAACCGTCGGTATAGAGGACCAGTGTCGACCGGGGCGGCAGAGTCACACATGCGTCGGAGCGCACCGGGGTGAGGTTGGTGCTCAGCAGAAGGCCGTGGCCGTCGGTGAGGTAGCGGGCCTGTCCGTCGTGGGTGATCAACAGGGGCGGAGGATGGCCAGCGTTTGTCCAGGTCAGCCGCCAGCCGCCGTCGGCGGCCTGGTCCATCACTCCGAAGATCAGTGTCACCATCGAGACTCCCGTGAGGGAAGTCGATCCGTCCAGTCGCGTCACGATGGCGCTGGGCGGCTCGTGGTGGCTCCAGGCGTACGCGCGGAGCATGCTGCGGATCTGTGCCATGCCGGCGGCGGCGTCCAGGTCGTGTCCGACCACGTCGCCGATGGCCAGGGCCGTCGTCCCGTCGGCCAGGGTGAAAGCGTCGTACCAGTCGCCGCCGACTTGCGAGTCGTCCGGTGCGGGGAGATAGCGTGCGGCCATCTGCAGCCCGGGTACCGAGGGGAGTTGCGGCAGCAGGTGGCGCTGCATCGTCTCGGCGACTTTGCGCTGGCGCTGGTAGAGCCGGGCGTTGTCCAGAGCCAGCCCGGTACGGCGCGTGAGATCGTCCAGAAGTGACAGGTCGGCCGGTGTCAACGAACCCCGCGCAGTGGACCGCCCCAGCGTCAGCGCACCAAGTACGTCCCGCAGGCCCCGTATCGGGGCGATGGCGGCCGAGTGCATACCCGTCGCCTCGAACAACCTGGCCTGTTCGATGGCGATGCCGGAGTCCGGCGGTCCCTGGTAGGTCTGGGGCGTCACCAGGCTGGAGGCCGCACCCCGCAGTGCGCGGGAGAGCGGCATCGGCGAATCGGCCGGTACCGGCGGCATCGGTCCCTGCAAGTCCTCCCGAGCGGCATACGTGCCGTCCTCGTAGTGCACCACGATGGCCCGCTCGACCTCGTCGCCCTCGGTGATCAGGTCGACCACCGCCCAGTCGGCGATACGGGGAACGACCAGGTGAACCAGCCGGTCCAGCGCCTCGTCGCTGTCGAGGGTGGAAGTCAACTGAGTGGTCGTCTCGGCCAGCAGCGTCAGTCGCTCCAGTTCCGGCAGCACCGACCCGGCCTCGCCGGGTAGATCAATGTCAGCCAGGTCAATATCGGCAGGATCGCGGTCGGTGAAGACCACCACCGCGTCCGCGTCGGCGCTCGCCTCCGCGAACGGTGCCATCAGCCACGACAGCTCGACCAGCGACCCGTCGCCGCGCTCGAACCATCCGGCACCGACCAGCGCACGCCGGGCCGAGAACGCCTGGACGATCGAGCATTGGGCCCTGGCCAGCGGCCGGCCGTGCCGGTCTCGGTGCAGCAGATCGTGCGCGTCCCGGCCCACCATGTCAGCAGCGTCCCTGCCCAGCAGCCGCTGCGCATGACTGTTCACCCGCGCCACCGCGCCGCGCTCATCCACCACGCACACCGCCGCCCCGAGCAGATCGGCCACCTCCGCCGAAGACGCCGCCCCGGACGCGGTCACGCCGCCGGCCCTGCGCTCGCCAACACTCCCCGCACCTCCTGTGGCCAATCCTGCACCTCACCGTCGTCGTCAGCGTCTCACGAACCGTGCCCCCCGACCGAAGCAGAGACAGACCTGACACAACCCCTGGGAAGGGCCACCTCGACCAGCCCTGCTTCCCGGAGGGACCGAATCGCGAGAACCGCCAGAACCGCACCCTGTCCCACATCGCATCCGGCATGCGCCTCGAGGGCGACGACCTCGGCCAGTAGCCCGCCCGGCAGGAAAAGCCGGGCGCCTGGGCCCAGCTGTCGACGGAGCAGCAGGAGCGGCTGACCCGCCTGGGCGTAACTCCCGCCCAGGCGCCATCTCCAGCCCCGGCAGCCAAGGAGCCAGGCAAGGGCCAGAGCAAGGCAGAGCCGGCGTTCCAGCGAGGCTTGGCGGCCCTCTCCACATGGATCGGACGGGAAGGCGCAGGCTGGCATGTAGCCCGCAACCACACCGAGCCGACGGTGCCCGGCGACGCGCCCGAACCGACGCCGGTACGACTGGGCGTATGGGTGTCGAAGATTCGTTCCAGACGGGACAAGCTCACCCAGGACCGCGCGCCGCCCTCGCAGGGATGGGAGTGGATGGACTGGGTCCGACGCCGACCGTTGGGGGACGTTGAGCAAGCCGTCAAAAGAGGAGGGCGTAACGATGACTATGGGAGCCATTTCGGAGGAATTGCTTGATCGGTGCAGTTGGCCCAGGTTTTGGGGCGTAACACCGGTGCGCAGGTGGGCAACTCTCCTTCTCTGAGGTTGTATGCCCTTCATGATGGGAGGGGCCCGAGGAAGGGGTGGGATGGCGGATGCGAGTGGTGACCTGGAACGTGTGGTGGCGCTTCGGGCCATGGGAGCAGCGCAGGGAGGCGATTCTCGGGGTTCTTCGCGATCTGCAGGCCGACGTGGTGGGTCTGCAGGAGGTGTGGTCGCGCGGTGAGGAGAACCTCGCGGCTTGGCTGGGCGAGCAGCTCGGTATGCGGTGGACGTGGGCCGCTTCCGACGCGCCGGGACGGTGGCAGAACCGGATCGGGGACGAGACCGTCGGCATCGGGAACGCGGTGCTGAGCCGGTGGCCCATCGTGGACCGTGAGGTAATGCGCCTTCCGACCACCGGTGGCCAGGACGACGGACGCCTCGCGCTGCACGCATTGCTGGACGCGCCCGAACACCGGGTGCCGTTCTTCACCACACACCTCAACCACAGCCTCCACGAATCAGCGGTGCGGTGCCGACAGGTTGCGGCGCTGGCGAAGTTCATCGCCGCCCACCGCGGGACGGGTGCCTTTCCGCCAGTCGTCACCGGGGACTACAACGCCTGGCCGGACTCGGACGAGATGCGACTGCTCGGCGGCTACAAGACCGCACCAGCGGTGCCGGGACAAGTACTCATGGACGCCTGGGAGTACGCCGATCCGGCCGCACCGTCGGCCACCTGGGACACCGCCAATCCTTACGCCGGCAGCGGCTCCGAGCCCAACGTGCGGTGCGACTACATCCACGTGGGGCCGGCCGGCGCGGATGGCGTCGGGCGGGTCCGCGCGGTACGGCGTGCCGGCGACCAACCGGTGGACAGCGTCTGGCCGTCCGACCACGCGGCAGTCGTGGCGGACTTGGCACTGGAACCTGTTTCCCGGAGTGACACCCATGTCAGCTGCTAGACAGCACATCGCCATAGACGCGGGAGTCGAGATACCCGTGCCCGCCGACGGAGAGATATGGACCGTCGGCGCGGTGATCCTGAATGAGCACGGTGCGGCCTTCGCCCAAAAACGCAGCCCTGACCGACGGCTGTTTCCTGACCTCTGGGACATCGTCGGCGGGCACGTCGAACCGGGTGAATCGCTGATCGGCGCCCTCGCCCGCGAGGTCGAGGAAGAGACCGGGTGGCGGCTGCGCCGCGTGCGCCGGCTCCTGGGCATCTCGTCGTGGACCGGCGACGACGGAGGCGGACTACGGCACGAAGCCGACTACCTCGTCGACGTCGACGGCGACCTCGACCACCCGGCACTGGAATGGGCCAAGCACTCCGCGTACGACTGGTTCGGCCCCCATGACCTCCGCCGGCTCAAGGAGAGTTGCCCGCCCGGGAATTACCTGCTCCACGATCTGATCGCCAGGGTCATGGAGCAGGAGCAGAACCGAACTTGACGCCGACAGTCGACCAGCGGGTCCATGGTGGCCGGGGCGACGCCGAGATTGGCATCGAAGTTGCCGCAGCGAGTGGGGGCGACTTCGGAGGCAACAAGGTGATGTGCCCCGTCGCATGCGGGACTGCCACGTACGCGTTCACGCCCTACGCCTCGACAGCAGTGTCGTGGCCAGCCAACTGCTTGGGTGGCTGGCTGCCGATGCTCATGCGCGCCAACGCGAGTTCACCGGGCAGGCCGTGAACGGACCGGTCACGCCTGAATGTGCGGCAGGCCGGGGACCGTGGTCAAGGTGGCAGTCGCGGTTAAGCCGTGTCCTATGTGGTGAGGTTGCGGAAGCGTTTGTAGCAGCAGATGGCCGCTGCGAGCCCGAGAAAGGCCAGGTAGTTGCGGGGGTGGCGTTCGTAGCGGTGGTTGAGTCTGCGGTAACCGGTGAGCCAGGACATGGTGCGTTCGATGACCCACCGCCGGCGTCCTAATCGTTCGATTGACTCGATGCCCTTGCGGGCGATGCGGACGCCGATGCGTTTGCCCCACAACCACTTTCGCAGGTGAGGTACGTCGTAGGCTTTGTCCGCGTGGAGGCGCTGGGGTTTGAAGTAGTGGCCTCGGTGGGGGTCGTGTCTCGTTTGGTGACCCGTGATCATGGGCTTCAGCGCGAGGCTGTCGTGGGTGTTTGCCGCGGAGAGGCCGACGAGTAGGGGCAGTCCGTTCGCGTCCGACAGGACGTGCATCTTGGAACCCGGTTTGCCGCGGTCCACGGGGCTCGGACCGGTGAGTTCGCCCCTTTTTAGCCCTCACGTGCGCGGAGTCCAGAACCGCGCGGGAGAGGTCCAGCAGGCCGGCGTCGTCCAATCGGTGCAGGATCTTCTCGTGCAGCTGGCCCCACACACCTGCACGCGACCAGATCAGGAACCTGCGGTGGGCCGTCGACTTCGATATCCCGAAGCACGGCGGCAACGCCCGCCAGGCACAACCGCTGACCAACACGTAAATGATCGCGGCGAACAGCGTCTCATCAGGCGTGTCTTGCGTCCCACCGCCCTGCGGCCGCACCTTCGACGGCGGGATCAGCGACTCCGCGATCTCCCACAGCCCGTCCGGAGCAATCCAACTCCACGTACCTCGCCCCATACCCAAGCCCAACGACCCAACCCCACATAGGACACGGTCTAAATCAGTCCCGGGCGGTCGCAACCCGCTACGACAAACGCGGCTA is from Streptomyces sp. NBC_00370 and encodes:
- a CDS encoding ATP-binding protein; translation: MNARRPDSDNSAVPLLRLHLLGGFRATRDGGPALAERWPRPGARALVKLLAVVPGHRLHREQAMDICWPDADVHAAAGSLRVALHAARRALEPELAPRAHSSYLVSDGAFVRLDPTTVWIDADDAETSARSALVHGGVDELTSALGLFSGELLPEDRYASWADGRRGQIGLLREQLLLRIAGEYLERGAAPEAAAAAEQVLAASPAEELAHRVLIEAWLRQGLRRRAVRQYHVCREVLEAELGVRPGPETELLHRTALAAAPAVVPASPLLPAPLRAARAAPPLHGRVAALARLLTPAGPPVTLLTGEAGVGKTRLVGEVARQAVAAGTAVLWGGSQEAEGHTPYGAFAEALEGWLAGHSAAERARVGAEYPELASFLPSLGLVATSGERSPEEERDRLFRGSTALLGDLAVARPVLVVLDDLHAADTGSYQLLSHLARRAVERRTALRFLVTYREEELPDGDARRSVMTSLLRQRLAVREKLGRLDREACLAVVRDASVAVAHDDRAHRVWELSLGNPLFALELARGLAEGSTGDVAPEGVRELVADRLVRLDADARRLVEALSVAGGDTALSELLDVAEHGLHPPVSGAAAADALEQAITASLVEERDVVVAGRPEAGVAFRHPLVRLTCYEQLAVVRRRQLHAAFARTVRRRRPDAVDTLASHFARADDPRAAEYLRRAAERAAALYANDTADRYYRDLVSRLDVDAARARLAHAHVLRRMGHFEQAADVLRLALAEFERRGDHDDTVLAAALLAETLVKTSAPGSGRRTLRDHPVTEDTAPEPAASHFLALSLIRCVQGRYGAGAEAAGHALAAARAIPGVRGQGLIARAFALRAANFGLAGRFDQAREAGDEALARPRRTGIRHSSARSCRRCARTRGGPAGCVRPWRSGPAP
- a CDS encoding alkyl sulfatase C-terminal domain-containing protein, yielding MRSWLSCLCRPRRRSTPWRSSTGAASTRSASDRRSTSKRRAGRRKAVRPAPKVDRLQKTPGSENGPWRNFYLTGALELRDGSIGTPTNTTSADLLAALTLEQPYDALAIRVDGPRAWDADITVRFVVQGQDPVTLRLHNGVLIHATGTGSATAEPQVEFTLAEPDLRALLVGALPPADLAARDGVEIAGDAGKLTELLGHLGEPDPDFAVVTP
- a CDS encoding Ku protein, with protein sequence MIGRRAHETNRPRAERDGAELRDDEVGKGYDQVIPVTDEELAELPLPTAKTVDTVAFVDRSSVDSIRLGQT
- a CDS encoding SpoIIE family protein phosphatase, translating into MATGGAGSVGERRAGGVTASGAASSAEVADLLGAAVCVVDERGAVARVNSHAQRLLGRDAADMVGRDAHDLLHRDRHGRPLARAQCSIVQAFSARRALVGAGWFERGDGSLVELSWLMAPFAEASADADAVVVFTDRDPADIDLADIDLPGEAGSVLPELERLTLLAETTTQLTSTLDSDEALDRLVHLVVPRIADWAVVDLITEGDEVERAIVVHYEDGTYAAREDLQGPMPPVPADSPMPLSRALRGAASSLVTPQTYQGPPDSGIAIEQARLFEATGMHSAAIAPIRGLRDVLGALTLGRSTARGSLTPADLSLLDDLTRRTGLALDNARLYQRQRKVAETMQRHLLPQLPSVPGLQMAARYLPAPDDSQVGGDWYDAFTLADGTTALAIGDVVGHDLDAAAGMAQIRSMLRAYAWSHHEPPSAIVTRLDGSTSLTGVSMVTLIFGVMDQAADGGWRLTWTNAGHPPPLLITHDGQARYLTDGHGLLLSTNLTPVRSDACVTLPPRSTLVLYTDGLVESRRRPIDEGLERLRRHAASLAHRPLAAFIDLLIDRTRLTDDKNDDDVAVLALRTP
- a CDS encoding endonuclease/exonuclease/phosphatase family protein; this encodes MRVVTWNVWWRFGPWEQRREAILGVLRDLQADVVGLQEVWSRGEENLAAWLGEQLGMRWTWAASDAPGRWQNRIGDETVGIGNAVLSRWPIVDREVMRLPTTGGQDDGRLALHALLDAPEHRVPFFTTHLNHSLHESAVRCRQVAALAKFIAAHRGTGAFPPVVTGDYNAWPDSDEMRLLGGYKTAPAVPGQVLMDAWEYADPAAPSATWDTANPYAGSGSEPNVRCDYIHVGPAGADGVGRVRAVRRAGDQPVDSVWPSDHAAVVADLALEPVSRSDTHVSC
- a CDS encoding NUDIX hydrolase; translated protein: MSAARQHIAIDAGVEIPVPADGEIWTVGAVILNEHGAAFAQKRSPDRRLFPDLWDIVGGHVEPGESLIGALAREVEEETGWRLRRVRRLLGISSWTGDDGGGLRHEADYLVDVDGDLDHPALEWAKHSAYDWFGPHDLRRLKESCPPGNYLLHDLIARVMEQEQNRT
- a CDS encoding IS5 family transposase (programmed frameshift) — its product is MGRGTWSWIAPDGLWEIAESLIPPSKVRPQGGGTQDTPDETLFAAIIYVLVSGCAWRALPPCFGISKSTAHRRFLIWSRAGVWGQLHEKILHRLDDAGLLDLSRAVLDSAHVRAKKGGELTGPSPVDRGKPGSKMHVLSDANGLPLLVGLSAANTHDSLALKPMITGHQTRHDPHRGHYFKPQRLHADKAYDVPHLRKWLWGKRIGVRIARKGIESIERLGRRRWVIERTMSWLTGYRRLNHRYERHPRNYLAFLGLAAAICCYKRFRNLTT